One window from the genome of Paracoccus zhejiangensis encodes:
- a CDS encoding glycosyltransferase: MPRLLMLPPAPASRVGTNQVRLDGKFVEGMRYICANWPGEVGCVLRGSDAAIPFGDVYDPAQLPFDLTLLAEGQAVPQEILDASDIVEASGDLHLDLDLADRTVHQRTRCVFVIEYTLGTRLQILGLDRDRSTLQKAKSALWLLQQERRRRRALRRADGVQVNGFPAYDAYRRLNGNTVMYLDNRMQGAMFADQDDLTRKAAVLTAGGPLRLINSGRLEPMKGAQDLVPVARALADRGVNFTLDIYGTGSLQDQIRADIQTHQLAERVRLHAPVDFVTELVPISRRDADLFLSCHRQSDPSCTYVEAMGCGLPVIGYDNAMLSRLASDSAAGWTVRLADTAALADRIAALASDPAGIGGASRAALDFARRHDFATEFALRRDHLLHLLDASETPADLTKK, from the coding sequence ATGCCCAGGCTGCTGATGCTTCCCCCTGCCCCGGCAAGTCGGGTCGGAACTAATCAGGTCAGGCTCGACGGCAAGTTCGTCGAGGGGATGCGGTATATCTGCGCGAACTGGCCCGGCGAGGTCGGCTGCGTCTTGCGCGGTAGTGACGCGGCCATTCCCTTTGGCGATGTCTATGATCCGGCACAGCTGCCCTTCGACCTGACTCTGTTGGCCGAGGGGCAGGCCGTGCCGCAGGAGATCCTTGATGCCAGCGATATAGTGGAAGCCTCGGGCGATTTACATCTTGATCTGGATCTGGCCGACCGAACCGTACACCAGCGGACCAGATGTGTCTTCGTGATCGAATATACGCTGGGGACCCGATTGCAGATCCTCGGTCTGGACCGAGACAGATCGACGCTCCAGAAAGCGAAAAGCGCGCTCTGGCTTCTGCAGCAGGAACGGCGGCGGCGGCGTGCGCTGAGGCGAGCGGATGGCGTTCAGGTGAACGGCTTTCCGGCCTATGACGCCTATCGCAGACTTAACGGCAATACGGTGATGTATCTGGACAACCGGATGCAGGGCGCCATGTTCGCGGACCAGGACGATCTGACCCGCAAGGCGGCAGTCCTGACGGCTGGCGGGCCGCTGCGGCTGATCAATTCGGGCCGGCTCGAGCCGATGAAGGGCGCGCAGGATCTGGTGCCGGTGGCGCGGGCGCTGGCTGATCGGGGGGTGAATTTCACGCTCGACATCTATGGCACCGGCAGCCTTCAGGATCAGATCCGCGCCGATATCCAGACCCATCAACTGGCGGAAAGGGTCCGGCTTCACGCCCCGGTCGATTTCGTGACCGAGCTGGTGCCAATATCGCGCAGGGATGCGGACCTGTTTCTCAGCTGCCATCGGCAATCCGATCCGTCCTGCACCTATGTCGAGGCGATGGGCTGCGGCTTGCCGGTCATCGGCTATGACAATGCGATGCTGTCGCGTCTGGCTTCGGACTCCGCCGCCGGCTGGACAGTGCGTCTGGCCGATACCGCGGCCTTGGCCGACCGGATTGCCGCGCTTGCGTCCGATCCCGCCGGCATCGGCGGGGCCAGCCGGGCGGCGCTGGATTTCGCCCGGAGACATGATTTTGCAACCGAGTTTGCGCTGCGACGGGATCATCTGCTGCATCTGCTGGATGCGTCCGAAACCCCGGCAGACCTGACCAAGAAGTGA
- a CDS encoding NAD(P)-dependent oxidoreductase — protein MTQAKLTPGVVPGRLTPADYADNFADVAPALIPHEARVAADRCYFCHDAPCVTACPTSIDIPLFIRQIATGTPDAAALTIFHQNILGGMCARVCPTENLCEGACVRMEAEGMPVEIGALQRFATDGMIDQPHPFTRGAPTGKRVAVVGAGPAGLSAAHRLAAKGHEVVIFEARAKAGGLNEYGIASYKTVDGFAQDEVDWLLSIGGIELRNEQRLGEQITLPALQAEFDAVFLGMGLGGVNALRADGENRENVRDAVDFIRDLRQAEDLATLPVGRDVVVIGGGMTAVDAAVQSKLLGAENVTIVYRRGQERMGASDHEQHHATSSGVRILCNAMPIAVHGNGAVREVEFAYTEDMPDGSLNTTEHFRLKADQLFRAIGQRLDGAPDGIALSGGKIAVTGPGRTSLAGVWAGGDCAAGGDDLTVTGVAEGRDAAEDIHAVLMGRTAAGASGP, from the coding sequence ATGACCCAAGCCAAGCTGACCCCCGGCGTCGTGCCGGGCCGCCTTACCCCGGCGGATTATGCCGATAATTTCGCCGATGTCGCCCCGGCGCTGATCCCGCACGAGGCGCGGGTCGCCGCCGATCGCTGCTATTTCTGCCATGACGCGCCCTGCGTGACGGCCTGCCCCACCTCGATCGACATTCCGCTGTTCATCCGCCAGATCGCCACCGGCACGCCCGATGCGGCGGCGCTGACGATCTTTCACCAGAACATCCTTGGCGGCATGTGCGCCCGCGTCTGCCCGACCGAGAACCTCTGCGAAGGCGCCTGCGTTCGGATGGAGGCCGAGGGCATGCCGGTCGAGATCGGCGCGCTGCAACGCTTTGCCACCGATGGCATGATCGACCAGCCCCACCCCTTCACCCGTGGAGCCCCCACCGGCAAGCGGGTCGCGGTGGTCGGCGCCGGTCCGGCGGGCCTCTCGGCCGCCCATCGGCTGGCGGCCAAGGGTCATGAAGTGGTGATCTTCGAGGCCCGCGCCAAGGCTGGCGGGCTGAACGAATACGGCATTGCCAGCTACAAGACCGTGGACGGTTTCGCGCAGGACGAGGTCGACTGGCTTCTGTCCATCGGCGGGATCGAGCTGCGCAATGAACAGCGGCTGGGGGAGCAGATCACCCTGCCCGCGCTGCAGGCCGAGTTCGACGCGGTGTTTCTGGGCATGGGGCTTGGCGGCGTGAACGCGCTGCGCGCCGATGGCGAGAACCGCGAGAACGTGCGCGACGCGGTGGATTTCATCCGCGACCTGCGGCAGGCCGAAGATCTGGCAACCCTGCCCGTCGGCCGCGATGTGGTGGTGATCGGCGGCGGCATGACGGCGGTGGATGCGGCAGTGCAGTCGAAGCTCTTGGGCGCCGAGAATGTCACCATCGTCTATCGCCGCGGGCAGGAGCGCATGGGCGCCAGCGATCACGAACAGCACCACGCCACCTCGTCCGGCGTACGCATCCTCTGCAACGCCATGCCGATCGCGGTGCATGGCAATGGTGCGGTGCGCGAGGTCGAGTTCGCCTATACCGAGGACATGCCCGACGGCTCACTGAACACCACCGAGCATTTCCGCCTGAAGGCCGACCAACTGTTCCGCGCCATCGGCCAGCGGCTGGACGGCGCGCCTGACGGCATCGCGCTCAGTGGCGGCAAGATCGCCGTCACCGGGCCGGGGCGCACCAGCCTTGCCGGGGTCTGGGCCGGCGGCGACTGCGCGGCAGGCGGCGACGACCTGACCGTGACCGGCGTGGCCGAGGGCCGCGATGCGGCAGAGGATATCCATGCGGTGCTGATGGGCCGGACCGCGGCGGGGGCCTCGGGTCCGTAA